A single region of the Triticum dicoccoides isolate Atlit2015 ecotype Zavitan chromosome 2B, WEW_v2.0, whole genome shotgun sequence genome encodes:
- the LOC119364860 gene encoding proliferating cell nuclear antigen: MLELRLVQGSLLKKVLEAIKELVTDANFDCSGTGFSLQAMDSSHVALVALLLRSEGFEHYRCDRNLSMGMNLGNMAKMLRCAGNDDIITIKADDGSDTVTFMFESPNQDKIADFEMKLMDIDSEHLGIPDSEYQAIVRMPSSEFSRICKDLSSIGDTVIISVTKEGVKFSTAGDIGTANIVCRQNKTVDKPEESTIIEMQEPVSLTFALRYMNSFTKASPLSDQVTISLSSELPVVVEYKIGEMGYIRFYLAPKIEEDEEMKA, encoded by the exons ATGTTGGAGCTGAGGCTGGTGCAGGGGAGCCTGCTGAAGAAGGTGCTGGAGGCGATCAAGGAGCTGGTGACGGACGCCAACTTCGACTGCTCCGGGACGGGCTTCTCGCTGCAGGCCATGGACTCCTCCCACGTCGCGCTCGTCGCCCTGCTCCTCCGCTCCGAGGGCTTCGAGCACTACCGCTGCGACCGCAACCTCTCCATGGGCATGAACCTCGGCAACATGGCCAAGATGCTCCGCTGCGCCGGCAACGACGACATCATCACCATCAAGGCCGACGACGGCTCCGACACCGTCACCTTCATGTTCGAGTCACCCA ATCAGGATAAGATTGCCGACTTCGAGATGAAGCTCATGGACATCGACAGCGAGCACCTCGGGATCCCCGACTCCGAGTACCAGGCCATCGTCCGCATGCCCTCCTCGGAGTTCTCCAGGATCTGCAAGGATCTTAGCAGCATCGGCGACACTG TTATTATTTCTGTCACCAAGGAGGGTGTCAAGTTCTCCACTGCTGGAGATATTGGAACCGCAAACATTGTTTGCAGGCAGAATAAGACTGTTGACAAG CCTGAGGAATCTACCATTATAGAAATGCAAGAGCCGGTGTCACTTACCTTTGCTCTGAGGTACATgaattccttcaccaaggcaagcCCACTGTCGGACCAAGTCACCATCAGCCTCTCATCTGAACTGCCGGTGGTTGTTGAGTACAAGATTGGCGAGATGGGCTACATTAGGTTTTATCTGGCACCCAAGATTGAAGAGGACGAGGAAATGAAGGCATGA